One part of the Solanum dulcamara chromosome 3, daSolDulc1.2, whole genome shotgun sequence genome encodes these proteins:
- the LOC129881658 gene encoding probable indole-3-pyruvate monooxygenase YUCCA11 — protein sequence MELYACDFLVLATGENNEGHIPKVGGLENCKGETIHSSEYKSGEKYKKKVLVVGSGNFGMEIAFDLSKSIVQSAEVIIEILLRLPVKRLLKFSDVDAINGTLQG from the exons ATGGAATTGTATGCTTGTGATTTCTTGGTTTTGGCTACTGGTGAAAACAACGAAGGCCATATTCCAAAAGTGGGAGGGCTTGAAAATTGCAAAGGGGAAACAATTCATTCAAGTGAGTATAAATCAGGTGAAaagtacaaaaaaaaagtattggTTGTTGGCTCTGGAAATTTTGGTATGGAAATTGCTTTTGATCTTTCAAAATCTATTGTTCAGTCAGCAGAGGTCATCATTGAAATCCTCTTAAGGCTTCCAGTGAAACGCCTCTTGAAATTCAG TGACGTTGATGCAATCAATGGTACATTGCAAGGGTAG
- the LOC129883583 gene encoding probable indole-3-pyruvate monooxygenase YUCCA10, producing the protein MLRISTSLAFFNNEEKKWNDKSRKVASGEVELYACDFLVLATGENNEGHIPKLGGLENCKGEKIHSISKVIIDIFLRLRVKALLKFRGSRGMHMKFNFEGQPHFIGYLFSILIFLCVVHVVTREMVHIGMLLLDYLPISLVDIVIPKYAKFKLGNLAEFGIPQPEEGLFSVKISKGTSPVIDIGVIDKIKLG; encoded by the exons ATGTTGAGGATTTCAACATCATTAGCCTTTTTCAAcaatgaagagaagaaatggaatgacaaatcaagaaaagtGGCGAGTGGAGAAGTGGAATTGTATGCTTGTGATTTCTTGGTTTTGGCTACTGGTGAAAACAATGAAGGCCATATTCCAAAATTGGGAGGGCTTGAAAATTGCAAAGGGGAAAAAATTCATTCAA TCAGCAAGGTCATCATTGACATCTTCTTAAGGCTTCGGGTGAAAGCCCTCTTGAAATTCAG AGGAAGTAGAGGGATGCATATGAAGTTCAATTTTGAAGGACAACCACACTTTATTGGTTATttgttttctattttaattttcttgtgTGTT GTTCATGTTGTAACAAGGGAGATGGTGCATATTGGAATGTTGTTGCTAGACTATCTACCAATATCTTTGGTTGATATTGTAATTCCAAAGTATGCAAAGTTTAAACTTGGAAATTTGGCAGAATTTGGAATACCACAACCAGAAGAAGGCCTATTTTCTGTTAAAATCTCAAAAGGTACATCCCCAGTAATTGATATTGGTGTCATTGACAAGATTAAACTTGGATAG